In Rhizobium sp. BG4, the genomic stretch AAATTCATGGGCGACGGGCTGCTCGCGATCTTCCCGCTCAGCAATCCCGATGCCTGCCGCAATCTGCTGACGTCGCTCAAGGAAGCCCGCAAGGCGATCAACGACCTCAACACGTTCAACGCCGAACGCGGCGTCGTAGAGCTCCGCTACGGCGTCGGCGTCCATGTCGGCGATGTGATGTACGGTAATATCGGCTCGCGCAAACGCCTCGACTTCACCGTCATCGGCCCGGCCGTCAACGTCGCCTCGCGGCTGGAAACCCTGACCAAGGACGTCGGCCAGCCGGTGCTGATCTCGAAAGCCTTCGTCGACATGGCCAAATGCGGCGCCGAACTGAAACCTGTCGGCACCTTCCCGCTGCGCGGTCTCGGCGAGCCGGTCGATGTCTTCACGTTTCCGGAGGGGTGAGGCTTACTTCCGCGATGCTACTTTTGGAGGCGTCGACTTGTCGGTTTCGGTGTCAACGACACCGCTCTTGAAGGCTTCGATGACCTGTATCGCGGCTTCCTTGCTTTGGTATGCCTCAGACACCAACAATATGTTTCCGGTTCCATCTCGAAGGCGGAAGCGAAATTTGCCGTCTTGATCTAAGAAGATCTGAAACCGTGCGGAGTCCTGTTCGACAAAATCAAAACGGACCATGCGCCGGTTCGTCCGTAGGTCGAATTGGCTCAGGTCTGCCTCATCGACGAAACGCTCAGCTTCTTCGTCGGTTTCAAATTCCGGTAGCGGTTTGTTTTCAAACTTGCTCAAAACGCTGGACCTCGCTCCCGTGCATATATCGGGCACTGATCGGACGGATCAATGTTACACCGTTTCGTTGACGCAGGCAAAATACGACAAATGCGTAGCGCCCCGCGCTGGTCTTACCGATAGCGCGCTGCCGCTTTTCGGTAGTCGCGGCATGCGGGTCCTCAAACGTCGCAAAGTCGCCCCGGAAGATGAACTCAATATCGCTCCGGCTTAGACCATGCTTGCCGCATTTCGGCCAATTGCCTTCATCCCAATCGAAACCACCGATGCTCATGCCATCCCACCCTTGGGTGGAATGCTAAAGCATCGAACACGTCAATACAATCAGAGGTAGCTTACTTCGCCGCCGCCAGAAACTCTTCAGCCCCTGCATCGAATTGGAGCTTGGCGAGCTTGGCGTAGATGCCGCCGTGGCGGATGAGGGTTTGGTGGGTGCCTTCCTCGATGACGCGGCCCTGGTCCATGACGAGGATGCGGTCGGCCTTGAGGACGGTTGCGAGGCGGTGGGCGATGACCAGTGTCGTGCGGCCCTGCATCAGGCCGTCGAGAGCCTTCTGGACCAGCGTTTCGCTTTCGGCATCGAGAGCCGATGTCGCTTCGTCGAGGAGCAGGATCGGGGCATTCTTCAGGATGGCGCGGGCAATGGCGATGCGCTGGCGCTGGCCGCCTGAAAGCGTGATGCCGCGTTCGCCGACCTCGGTATCGTAACCATTCGAAAGACGGGCGATGAACTCGTCGGCCTGCGCGGCGATCGCCGCGGCGCGCACCTCTTCGCGGCTGGCGCCGGGGCGGCCGAAGGCGATGTTGTCGTGGATCGAAGCGGCGAAGATCGTCACGTCCTGCGGCACGATCGCCATACGCTCGCGCAGATCGTCAGGCGAGACGCTGCGGGCATCGAGACCATCGACGCTGATGCCGCCGAGTTGCGGATCGTAGAAGCGCAGCAGTAGCGAGAAGACCGTGCTCTTGCCTGCGCCCGACGGACCGACGATCGCCACGGTTTCACCGGGCACGACGTTAAAGGTCAGGCCGTGCAGGGCAGATTTGTCCGGCCGCGAGGGATAGGCGAAATGGACATCGGCAAATTCGACCCTGCCACGAGCGGGCATCGGCAGCGTTTCTGGCTTGGCCGGGGCTGAGATCGGGGAGACTTCGTCCAGCAGCTCGGTCAGGCGGTCGGCGGCGCCGGCGGCCTGCGAGAGTTCGCCCCAGACTTCCGAGAGCGCGCCGAGCGAGCCGGCGGCGATCACCGAATAGAGCAGGAACTGGCCGAGCGTGCCGGCAGACAGCGTGCCGGTCAGAACGTTGTGGGCGCCGACCCAGAGAACGGCGACGACGCTGCCGAAGATCAGGGTGATGGCGATGCCGGTCAGGAGCGCGCGCGAACGGATGGCTGAACGCGCGGCCTGATAGGCGGATTCGACGGCGGAAGCATAACGGCCGGAAGCGGCATCCTCGCCGTTGAAGGCCTGTACGGTGCGGGTGGCGGCAATCGTCTCGTTGGCGAAGGCGGAGGCTTGCGCCAGCGTGTCCTGCGCGGCACGCGAGCGTTTGCGCACCGAGCGGCCGAAGGCGACGAGCGGGAAGACGATCAGCGGGATTGCGCCGAGCGCCAGGCTTGCGAGCTTCGGCGATGTCACGACCATCATGCCCATCGCGCCGAAACAGAGGATCAGATTGCGCAGCGCCACCGAGGCGGTCGCGCCGACGGCGGACTTGATCTGCGTCGTATCGGCCGTCAGCCGCGAGACGATCTCGCCGGACTGGTTGACGTCGAAGAAGGAGGGGGAGAGGCGGGTGACATGCGCGAACACATCCTGGCGCAGATCCGAGACAATGCGCTCGCCGAGCGTGATGACGAAATAGTAGCGCAGCGCGCTGGCGATCGCGAGCACGACGGCCATCCCCATCAGCATGGCGAAGTAGCTGTTGATGAAGGTGCCGTCAGGCTGGGTGAAGCCGTGATCGATCATCCGACGGACGGCGAGCGGCAGGGCGAGCGAGGTGACGGCGGCGAGTGCGAGCGCGACGAGAGCTCCGGCGACCATGCCGCGATAGCGCATGATATAAGGCGTCAACCGTCCGAGAGGCTTCAGCGACCGCGACTTCTTTTCCCCGCCCTGCACTGCGTCTGTCAAATCATCTCCAATCGCCTTCAAACCGTTGATCACCAGCTTGTTGGCACTTGTTATCCGGATGGCCTTCATGTATAGGCACCGCATCCGAATGGGAAGCCGTAGCCTTCGCGACTGCGGCTTCATTTATTCAATCGGTTCTCTTGCCGCAATGACATGCGTCAAATTGGACCCTGGCATCGCAGGAAGATTGTTATGAAGGCTGATATCCATCCCGACTACCACACCATCAAGGTGGTCATGACTGACGGTACCGAATACGAAACCCGCTCGACCTGGGGTTCGGAAGGCGCTGTCATGAACCTCGAAATCGATTCCAAGTCCCATCCGGCATGGACGGGCGGCAACCAGCAGCTCATGGACCGCGGTGGCCGCGTTTCCAAGTTCAACAAGCGCTTCGGCGGCCTCGGCCTCTAATCGCTTCTGCGGTACTACGGAATTTGAAAAGAGCCCGGTTTCGACCGGGCTTTTTTATTGTCCGGATTCTGGATTTCGGCAGGAAATGAAAAGGCCGACTGTGCAGGGAACACAGCCGGCCGGTCTTTAAAGTATGGCAGTAGAAACTTAGTTGTTGCCGAACGCCGTCTGCAGCAGGCTGAGCTGCGCCTGGACGCTGTTCTGGTTGTCATGCACGATCGGTGCTTCCGACGGACGGTAGATTTCGCGATCGAGCAGGGCGATGCGGTTCTGCAGGCGCAGCGAGCGCTCGACGAGATCGCGGAAGGATTCCGGCAGGTCGCCCCAGCCCGGAGCGTTGCGGTCGACGTTGAAGCCGTCGAGGCGAACCTTGTTCTTTTCAGCGAGAACCTGATCGCGGGACATCTCGCCGTTGTTGACGGCGCGCTGCAGGAGCAGCCAGGATGCCATCTGCATCAGGCGGGTGGTGAGGCGCATGGATTCTGCTGCGTAGAGGACGGATGCCATGCGGGGCAGGACCTTCGAAGCGGCGCGGCCGTTACCATCGAGGTAGGCTGCGGTTTCTTCGACCAGCGACATGCCTTCTGCATAAAGCGTCTTGAACTGCGACGATGCGGCGGCGCGTCCTGCGAAGCTGATCGTATTCAAACCAAGTTCCGACATTCCAATGGTCCCTGTTGCACGCGTCTACATATGGTCAGGTAACGCCAGCCGGAAGTAAAAGTTTCAGCGGCGGGTCTTTATGTCTTTAAGATGGTATCATTACCCTAAATGCGCAAGGCGTTTCTTAAGAAAGGGTTAACTTCCACAGATTCGTGGTGAACGGCCGCGCAGGCAAAAAGAAGAGCCGCAAAAGCGGCTCTCAAGGTAAAACAGGGAGAAAAATCAGACCAATTCACCGCATGGAAAACTGTCTGAGATCCAGACGAAATCTGGATGCGTTAAGTAATAGCTCGTAAAGCTTAATTGTATGTTAATACTGTTCTTGATTGAGACTTGCCGCGGCGCGTTTTGCGCTTGCCTGTGACTTTTTTCGGGCTTTTACGAGCGGAACAGGCCTTCGGCCGCAGCGCGCCCGGAAGCCTTCTTCGCCGACTCGGCTTCGAGTCTTGCGATCTCGCTTTTCAGGAGCTCGACGCGCTCTTTGAGCTCGCCGACGGACAGCAGCGACAGATCCTGGCCGATCTCGTGCGCTGTCTTCTTCTGTGGCCGTTCCTCGTCAAAGAAGCTCATGGGGCAACCCTCCTGCGTTGGCTTTTCAGCCGTACTTTACAGCAGGATCGCCGCTTTCGGGAGCCTTGCTGGAACCGCGGTCGGCAAGGGTCATGCTCTCGGGCGTGATCATCGGCGAGGTTGCCGTCGGGATCGTCGTATAGGCGTCGCGTTCGCTCGGATGGATGGCGGCGCGCAGGCGGCTGCGGATGATCGCGTAGGCGGCGATCAGGATATGCGCGATGGCAGTCACCAGGAACAGCGCGTGCGGGCTGACGACGGACATGACCGGGCCGCCGATGGTCGGGCCGATTACCGTGCCGATGCCATAGAGCAGCAGCAGACCGCCCGAGACCTTTACGAAATCCTCGGAGGAGGCGAAGTCGTTCGCATGGGCGACGGCGATCGGATAGAGCGTGTTGGCGACCGCGCCGTAGAAGACGACGAGGCCGATCACCCAGAAGGGATCCGACGGACTGAAGACGACGATGAGGATGCCGGCGAGGGCGGCAAGCGCAGACATGGCGGCCAGCACATAGCGGCGGTCGATACGGTCGGAGAGGCGGCCGGCCGGGAACTGCATGACGGCACCGGCGAAGATCGTGGCGCTCATCATGATGGCGATGCTGGTATCGGAAAGGCCGGCACCGGCGCCGAAAACCGCGCCCAGCGTACCATAGGCGCCATTGGCGATGCCGACGAGCAGGATGCCGAGGCAGGAAACCGGCGAATTGCGGTAGAGCGCCGGCAGATCGAGCCTGACCGCCTTCAGCGGCTGCGGCGAGGCTGCGGTCGAGAGTGTGGTCGGCAGCATGGCGACGCAATAGAAGACGCCGCAGATCATGAAGAGAACGGGCGTGCGCACATCTTCGAGCGGGATCATCATCTGGCCGCCGACGACGCCGAAAAGGGTGATGGCGATATAGAGCGAGAAGATCGCGCCGCGGCTCTCATTGGTCGCCCGCTCGTTCAGCCAGCTTTCGATGATCATCGAGGTGCCGGCGGTGGAGAAGCCGGTGACGGCGCGCAGCGCGATCCACCAGAAGGGATCGATGATGATGCCGCTGAAGAGAGCGGAGATGGCGATGATCGAGATGAAGCCGGAGAAGGCGCGCACATGGCCGACACGGCGCACCATGTTCGGCGCCACGAGGCAGCCGACGACGAAGCCCGCGGCCCAGGATGTGCCGAGCAGGCCGAGCGTGGTTGTGGCATAGCCCTCGAGATTGCCGCGGACGGGAAGCAGGATGCCCTGCAGGCCGTTGCCCATGAAGAGGAAAAGCGTTCCGAAAAGCAGCGCGGCGACGGACAGCAGATTTCTTCTCATATCCCCACTCTCGAAGAGTTCTGTGTTGAAAAGACATAAGACGAGACGCTGTCCCGCCTAGCCCCTATGGTGTTGATTGTGCCCCGGAATGCCGTTACGGCATGAAGAAATCTTGTGTTCGCGCGGAATAATGTCCGTCCTGTGACATTCTGATAATGTTGGAAAAATAAAACTATGACCAAGCTGCTCGCATTGCTGCTCATCCTGGCCATGGTCGTACACATCATCAAGCCGTTGGGGCTGCCCGGTTTGCGACGCCGGATGGACTTCTGGAAGATTGCGCTGGTCGCTTTCGCGATCTGGTCGGTGGCGCTGATCGCCCGCGAGTTCGTCGGCTAGGCCAGGATCTCGCCGCGCATGACGAAGACGCAGCTGCCGGAGATCCGGACATCGGTGACCGTGTCGCCGTTTTTCGTCACATCAACCTCGATGATGCTGCGGCGGCCCATCTCGACACCCTGCTCGATGG encodes the following:
- the rpmE gene encoding 50S ribosomal protein L31, with translation MKADIHPDYHTIKVVMTDGTEYETRSTWGSEGAVMNLEIDSKSHPAWTGGNQQLMDRGGRVSKFNKRFGGLGL
- a CDS encoding ABC transporter transmembrane domain-containing protein; the protein is MKAIRITSANKLVINGLKAIGDDLTDAVQGGEKKSRSLKPLGRLTPYIMRYRGMVAGALVALALAAVTSLALPLAVRRMIDHGFTQPDGTFINSYFAMLMGMAVVLAIASALRYYFVITLGERIVSDLRQDVFAHVTRLSPSFFDVNQSGEIVSRLTADTTQIKSAVGATASVALRNLILCFGAMGMMVVTSPKLASLALGAIPLIVFPLVAFGRSVRKRSRAAQDTLAQASAFANETIAATRTVQAFNGEDAASGRYASAVESAYQAARSAIRSRALLTGIAITLIFGSVVAVLWVGAHNVLTGTLSAGTLGQFLLYSVIAAGSLGALSEVWGELSQAAGAADRLTELLDEVSPISAPAKPETLPMPARGRVEFADVHFAYPSRPDKSALHGLTFNVVPGETVAIVGPSGAGKSTVFSLLLRFYDPQLGGISVDGLDARSVSPDDLRERMAIVPQDVTIFAASIHDNIAFGRPGASREEVRAAAIAAQADEFIARLSNGYDTEVGERGITLSGGQRQRIAIARAILKNAPILLLDEATSALDAESETLVQKALDGLMQGRTTLVIAHRLATVLKADRILVMDQGRVIEEGTHQTLIRHGGIYAKLAKLQFDAGAEEFLAAAK
- a CDS encoding DUF1192 domain-containing protein, coding for MSFFDEERPQKKTAHEIGQDLSLLSVGELKERVELLKSEIARLEAESAKKASGRAAAEGLFRS
- a CDS encoding MFS transporter, which translates into the protein MRRNLLSVAALLFGTLFLFMGNGLQGILLPVRGNLEGYATTTLGLLGTSWAAGFVVGCLVAPNMVRRVGHVRAFSGFISIIAISALFSGIIIDPFWWIALRAVTGFSTAGTSMIIESWLNERATNESRGAIFSLYIAITLFGVVGGQMMIPLEDVRTPVLFMICGVFYCVAMLPTTLSTAASPQPLKAVRLDLPALYRNSPVSCLGILLVGIANGAYGTLGAVFGAGAGLSDTSIAIMMSATIFAGAVMQFPAGRLSDRIDRRYVLAAMSALAALAGILIVVFSPSDPFWVIGLVVFYGAVANTLYPIAVAHANDFASSEDFVKVSGGLLLLYGIGTVIGPTIGGPVMSVVSPHALFLVTAIAHILIAAYAIIRSRLRAAIHPSERDAYTTIPTATSPMITPESMTLADRGSSKAPESGDPAVKYG
- a CDS encoding BrnT family toxin yields the protein MSIGGFDWDEGNWPKCGKHGLSRSDIEFIFRGDFATFEDPHAATTEKRQRAIGKTSAGRYAFVVFCLRQRNGVTLIRPISARYMHGSEVQRFEQV
- a CDS encoding DUF1465 family protein; this translates as MSELGLNTISFAGRAAASSQFKTLYAEGMSLVEETAAYLDGNGRAASKVLPRMASVLYAAESMRLTTRLMQMASWLLLQRAVNNGEMSRDQVLAEKNKVRLDGFNVDRNAPGWGDLPESFRDLVERSLRLQNRIALLDREIYRPSEAPIVHDNQNSVQAQLSLLQTAFGNN
- a CDS encoding DUF1508 domain-containing protein — translated: MSKFENKPLPEFETDEEAERFVDEADLSQFDLRTNRRMVRFDFVEQDSARFQIFLDQDGKFRFRLRDGTGNILLVSEAYQSKEAAIQVIEAFKSGVVDTETDKSTPPKVASRK